In one Pseudomonas tensinigenes genomic region, the following are encoded:
- the asd gene encoding aspartate-semialdehyde dehydrogenase — MKRVGLIGWRGMVGSVLMQRMLEEQDFDLIEPVFFTTSNVGGQGPSVGKDIAPLKDAYSIDELKTLDVILTCQGGDYTSEVFPKLREAGWQGYWIDAASSLRMNDDAVIILDPVNRKVIDQQLDAGTKNYIGGNCTVSLMLMGLGGLFEAGLVEWMSAMTYQAASGAGAQNMRELIKQMGATHAAVADQLADPASAILDIDRRVADAMRSEAYPTENFGVPLAGSLIPWIDKELPNGQSREEWKAQAETNKILGRFKSPIPVDGICVRIGAMRCHSQALTIKLNKDVPIADIEGLISQHNPWVKLVPNNRDISMQELSPTKVTGTLNVPVGRLRKLNMGSQFLGAFTVGDQLLWGAAEPLRRMLRILLER; from the coding sequence ATGAAACGTGTAGGTCTGATCGGTTGGCGCGGGATGGTCGGTTCCGTGCTCATGCAGCGGATGCTGGAAGAGCAGGATTTCGATCTAATCGAGCCGGTGTTTTTCACCACTTCCAACGTCGGTGGCCAAGGCCCGTCCGTGGGCAAGGACATTGCTCCGCTCAAGGATGCTTACAGCATTGATGAGCTGAAGACCCTCGACGTGATTCTGACCTGCCAGGGCGGCGACTATACCAGCGAAGTGTTCCCGAAGCTGCGCGAAGCCGGCTGGCAGGGTTACTGGATCGACGCGGCCTCGAGCCTGCGCATGAACGATGACGCGGTGATCATTCTTGATCCGGTCAACCGCAAGGTCATCGACCAGCAACTCGACGCGGGCACCAAGAACTACATCGGCGGCAACTGCACCGTCAGCTTGATGCTGATGGGCCTGGGCGGTCTGTTCGAGGCCGGTCTGGTCGAGTGGATGAGCGCCATGACCTATCAGGCGGCCTCCGGTGCCGGCGCGCAGAACATGCGTGAACTGATCAAGCAAATGGGCGCGACCCACGCCGCGGTCGCCGATCAACTGGCCGATCCGGCCAGCGCGATCCTCGACATCGACCGTCGCGTGGCCGACGCCATGCGCAGCGAAGCGTATCCGACGGAAAACTTCGGCGTACCTTTGGCCGGCAGCCTGATCCCGTGGATCGACAAGGAACTGCCGAACGGCCAAAGCCGTGAAGAGTGGAAAGCTCAGGCCGAGACCAACAAGATCCTCGGCCGCTTCAAGAGCCCGATCCCGGTCGACGGCATCTGCGTGCGCATCGGTGCCATGCGCTGCCACAGCCAGGCGTTGACCATCAAGCTGAACAAAGACGTGCCGATCGCCGATATCGAAGGGCTGATCAGTCAGCACAACCCTTGGGTCAAGCTGGTGCCGAACAACCGCGATATCAGCATGCAGGAGCTGAGCCCGACCAAGGTCACCGGCACCCTGAATGTGCCGGTTGGCCGTCTGCGCAAGCTGAACATGGGCTCGCAGTTCCTCGGCGCGTTCACCGTTGGCGACCAACTGCTGTGGGGCGCGGCCGAACCGCTGCGTCGCATGCTGCGGATTTTGCTCGAGCGTTGA
- a CDS encoding aspartate-semialdehyde dehydrogenase, whose product MTQTLDIAVIGATGTVGETLVQILEERSFPVGNLHLLASSESAGSSVLFRNKNVRVREVDEFDFSKVKLVFFAAGPAITLSYAVRAHAAGCSLIDLSGALPADQAPQIVPEANAEVLAGLKAPFQVSSPSPSTTSLAVVLAPLLDLIDLQYLNVNANLAVSAQGREAVTELARQTAELLNMRPLEPTFFDRQMAFNLLAQVGTPDAQGHTLLEKRLVRELRQVLALPLLKISATCVQAPVFFGDSFSVTLQSTSAVDLAKVNAALEDAPGIELVEAGDYPTAVGDAVGQDVVYVGRVRSGVDDPAELNLWLTSDNVRKGAALNAVQVAELLIKDLL is encoded by the coding sequence ATGACCCAGACCCTAGATATTGCCGTGATCGGCGCCACCGGTACTGTCGGCGAAACCCTCGTACAGATTCTCGAAGAGCGCAGCTTCCCGGTCGGCAACCTGCACCTGCTGGCGAGCAGCGAATCGGCCGGCAGCTCGGTGTTGTTCCGCAACAAGAACGTACGCGTTCGCGAAGTCGACGAGTTCGATTTCAGCAAGGTCAAACTGGTGTTCTTCGCTGCCGGCCCGGCGATTACCCTGAGCTACGCTGTCCGTGCCCACGCCGCCGGTTGCTCGCTGATCGACTTGTCCGGCGCCTTGCCGGCCGATCAGGCGCCGCAAATCGTGCCGGAAGCCAACGCCGAAGTGCTCGCCGGTTTGAAGGCGCCGTTCCAGGTCAGCAGTCCAAGCCCGTCGACCACTTCGCTGGCCGTGGTGCTGGCGCCGCTGCTCGATCTGATCGATCTGCAATATTTGAATGTCAACGCCAATCTGGCCGTTTCCGCCCAAGGTCGTGAAGCCGTGACTGAGCTGGCGCGACAGACCGCCGAGCTGCTGAACATGCGCCCATTGGAACCGACTTTCTTCGATCGGCAGATGGCCTTCAACCTGCTGGCTCAGGTCGGCACACCTGACGCGCAGGGCCATACGCTGCTGGAAAAACGTCTGGTGCGCGAGCTGCGTCAGGTGCTGGCTTTGCCTTTATTAAAGATTTCCGCAACTTGCGTTCAAGCCCCGGTGTTTTTTGGCGATAGCTTTAGCGTGACCTTGCAGTCAACGTCGGCTGTCGACCTGGCAAAAGTCAACGCTGCACTCGAAGATGCGCCGGGTATCGAGCTGGTCGAGGCCGGCGATTATCCGACCGCAGTCGGTGACGCGGTGGGGCAGGATGTTGTTTATGTCGGTCGCGTGCGCAGTGGTGTCGACGACCCGGCGGAACTAAATCTGTGGCTGACGTCAGATAACGTACGCAAAGGCGCGGCCCTTAACGCTGTGCAGGTAGCTGAGTTGTTGATAAAAGACCTGCTGTAA
- a CDS encoding FimV family protein, translating into MVQVRKLVLAIAAASALSSGMAHALGLGELTLKSTLNQPLVAEIELLDVKDLTAAEVVPSLASPEDFAKAGVDRQAFLNDLTFTPVLNASGKSVLRVTSSKPLSEPMVKFLVQVMWPNGRLLRDYSVLLDPSKFSPQTADAAAQPVPSQTIAAPTTGATHSTQYTTTPRDTLWEIAAKARNGGSVQQTMLAIQALNPDAFIGGNINRLKTGQVLRLPDSVQSTALPQSKAIAEVAAQNEAWRTGRRYVAKPGTGQQQLDATNRGRGNTAGAQNAQDNLSLVSAENAKARGKGPAGDAQALSNKLAVTQENLDTTRRDNEELKSRMSDLQSQMDKLQKLIELKNNQLAKLQAEGAGAAPAANGAVAPVPAITAELAATPPATPAEAAPTPESAIAPPAETPVEPVVEPVVETKPAADDEKTFNELLTNPILLGLVGGGAVVLLLLLLLLARRRKAQQEAEKHMRMARALSEEQEFSAEQDLPESSFEGLETPAASVKLNTPAPAPAPVVAPVVAPIVMAEPIAAPLVAPAAERSDDVLDKVQSHINAGRLNQAAALLEEGVSLEPQRSDLRLKLMEVYGQQGDRDAFVGQERQLVANGDNFAKVEELKSRFPAMAVVAATGLAAAAVAAELDAQYVKELLLDEPEAPAPTPVEDDLDSAFDLSLDDLDNITPVEPAPVVEPEAPVELDEFPSDDDLSFESVLQQQTEIKENLDDLSDFDLDMDLGAEPAPAVDLADDDFLLDLDEGVKDLPPVEAPVVADVPQDDLELPADFDLSLADEMDSNPAAEPDAFAAELDDVNAELDRLSQSIAEPTFTEADAAIGGDLGEDDFDFLAGTDEAATKLDLAQAYIDMGDSDGARDILNEVLTEGDEKQRGEAKDMLSSL; encoded by the coding sequence ATGGTTCAAGTTCGCAAACTGGTGTTAGCAATAGCGGCCGCCTCGGCGCTGTCCTCCGGTATGGCGCATGCCCTCGGGCTCGGGGAGCTGACCCTGAAGTCGACCCTGAACCAGCCGCTGGTGGCCGAAATCGAGCTGCTCGACGTCAAGGATCTCACCGCTGCCGAAGTGGTGCCGAGCTTGGCTTCACCCGAAGATTTTGCCAAGGCCGGCGTCGATCGCCAGGCCTTCCTCAACGATCTGACCTTTACCCCGGTGCTCAACGCCAGCGGCAAAAGCGTGCTGCGCGTCACCTCGAGCAAGCCGTTGTCGGAACCAATGGTCAAATTCCTCGTGCAGGTGATGTGGCCGAATGGCCGTCTGCTGCGCGACTACAGCGTGCTGCTCGATCCTTCGAAGTTCTCGCCACAGACCGCTGATGCCGCCGCGCAACCGGTGCCGTCGCAGACCATTGCTGCGCCCACCACTGGCGCTACGCACTCGACGCAATACACCACCACGCCGCGCGACACCTTGTGGGAAATCGCCGCGAAGGCGCGCAATGGTGGCTCGGTGCAGCAGACCATGCTGGCCATTCAGGCGCTGAATCCGGATGCATTCATCGGCGGCAACATCAACCGCCTGAAGACCGGTCAGGTGCTGCGTCTGCCGGATTCGGTGCAAAGCACTGCATTGCCGCAGTCAAAAGCGATTGCCGAGGTCGCGGCGCAGAACGAAGCGTGGCGCACGGGCCGTCGCTATGTGGCCAAGCCCGGCACCGGTCAGCAACAACTTGATGCGACCAACCGTGGTCGCGGCAATACCGCTGGTGCACAGAACGCTCAGGACAATCTGAGCCTGGTCTCCGCCGAAAATGCCAAGGCGCGCGGCAAAGGCCCGGCAGGTGACGCCCAGGCCTTGAGCAACAAGCTTGCGGTCACTCAGGAAAACCTCGACACGACCCGTCGTGACAACGAGGAACTGAAAAGCCGCATGTCCGATCTGCAAAGTCAGATGGACAAGCTGCAAAAGCTCATCGAGCTGAAGAACAATCAACTGGCGAAACTGCAGGCCGAAGGGGCGGGCGCTGCGCCGGCCGCGAATGGCGCAGTCGCGCCAGTTCCGGCGATCACTGCTGAACTGGCTGCCACACCGCCGGCTACTCCTGCAGAAGCAGCGCCGACGCCAGAATCCGCCATTGCGCCACCTGCCGAGACGCCGGTTGAGCCAGTGGTTGAACCGGTTGTCGAAACCAAGCCTGCCGCCGATGATGAAAAGACCTTCAACGAACTGCTGACCAATCCGATCCTGCTGGGTCTGGTCGGTGGTGGTGCCGTCGTTCTGCTGCTTCTGCTGTTGCTGCTGGCGCGTCGCCGCAAAGCCCAGCAGGAAGCCGAAAAACACATGCGCATGGCCCGTGCTCTGTCGGAAGAGCAAGAGTTCTCCGCCGAACAGGATCTGCCGGAAAGCAGCTTCGAAGGCCTGGAAACTCCAGCGGCAAGCGTCAAACTCAACACCCCGGCGCCTGCTCCTGCTCCAGTCGTGGCTCCGGTAGTGGCGCCAATCGTGATGGCTGAGCCGATTGCCGCGCCGCTGGTGGCACCGGCCGCCGAGCGTTCCGATGACGTGCTCGACAAGGTGCAATCGCACATCAACGCCGGTCGCCTGAATCAGGCCGCCGCGCTGCTTGAAGAGGGCGTCAGCCTGGAGCCGCAGCGCAGTGATCTGCGTCTGAAGCTGATGGAAGTCTACGGTCAGCAGGGTGATCGCGATGCGTTCGTCGGTCAGGAGCGTCAACTGGTGGCCAATGGCGACAACTTCGCCAAGGTCGAAGAGCTGAAAAGCCGCTTCCCGGCCATGGCCGTCGTGGCTGCTACGGGTCTGGCCGCTGCTGCCGTGGCTGCTGAACTGGACGCGCAATACGTCAAGGAACTGCTGCTGGATGAGCCAGAAGCACCTGCGCCGACGCCAGTGGAAGATGATCTGGACAGCGCGTTTGATCTGAGTCTGGACGATCTCGACAACATCACCCCGGTCGAGCCTGCGCCAGTGGTTGAGCCTGAAGCCCCGGTCGAGCTGGACGAATTCCCGTCTGACGACGACCTGAGCTTTGAATCGGTGCTGCAACAGCAGACCGAGATCAAGGAGAACCTGGACGACCTGTCGGACTTCGACCTGGATATGGACCTGGGGGCCGAGCCGGCGCCTGCGGTTGATCTGGCGGACGATGACTTCCTGCTGGATCTGGACGAAGGCGTGAAGGATCTGCCTCCGGTCGAGGCGCCGGTGGTGGCTGACGTGCCACAGGATGATCTGGAGCTGCCGGCCGATTTCGACCTGTCGCTGGCCGACGAAATGGACAGCAATCCTGCGGCCGAACCCGATGCGTTCGCGGCCGAGCTGGATGACGTCAACGCCGAGCTGGATCGCCTGTCGCAGAGCATTGCCGAGCCGACCTTCACCGAAGCCGATGCGGCAATCGGTGGTGATCTGGGCGAAGACGATTTCGACTTCCTCGCCGGCACCGATGAAGCCGCGACCAAGCTTGATCTGGCCCAGGCCTACATCGATATGGGCGACAGCGACGGTGCGCGCGACATCCTCAACGAAGTGTTGACCGAGGGTGACGAGAAACAGCGTGGCGAAGCCAAGGACATGCTGTCGAGCTTGTAG
- the truA gene encoding tRNA pseudouridine(38-40) synthase TruA: MAPDGFYRVALGVEYKGSRYSGWQRQLTGVATVQEELEKALSKVANSPVSLQCAGRTDAGVHACGQVVHFDTTVDRSLKAWVMGANINLPHDISVSWARVMPAHFHARFKAIARRYRYVIYNDQIRPAHLNEEITWNHRPLDVERMAEAAQYLIGTHDFSAFRAGQCQAKSPIKKMHHLRVTRHGKMIVLDIRANAFLHHMVRNIAGVLMTIGAGERPVEWMKEVLESRERRSGGVTAHPYGLYLVQVEYHDEFPLPERFIGPHFLTGFSELDG, encoded by the coding sequence ATGGCCCCCGACGGCTTTTACCGCGTCGCGCTGGGCGTTGAGTACAAAGGCTCGCGCTACAGCGGTTGGCAGCGTCAGTTGACGGGTGTGGCGACGGTGCAGGAAGAGCTGGAAAAAGCCCTGTCGAAAGTCGCCAACTCACCGGTTTCGCTACAGTGCGCCGGGCGCACCGACGCCGGCGTGCATGCCTGCGGACAAGTGGTGCATTTCGATACGACTGTCGATCGTTCGCTGAAAGCCTGGGTCATGGGCGCCAACATCAATCTGCCCCACGACATCAGTGTCAGTTGGGCGCGGGTGATGCCGGCGCATTTCCATGCGCGGTTCAAAGCCATCGCCCGGCGTTACCGCTACGTGATCTACAACGATCAGATCCGTCCGGCGCATCTCAACGAAGAAATCACTTGGAATCACCGTCCGCTGGACGTCGAGCGCATGGCCGAGGCCGCGCAGTACCTGATCGGTACCCACGACTTCAGTGCGTTCCGCGCCGGCCAGTGCCAGGCCAAGTCGCCGATCAAGAAGATGCATCACCTGCGCGTGACCCGTCACGGCAAGATGATCGTGCTCGACATCCGCGCCAATGCGTTCCTGCATCACATGGTGCGCAATATCGCTGGTGTGCTGATGACCATTGGTGCCGGTGAGCGTCCGGTGGAGTGGATGAAGGAAGTGCTGGAAAGCCGCGAGCGCCGTTCCGGCGGCGTTACAGCTCATCCGTACGGCCTGTATCTGGTGCAGGTCGAGTACCACGACGAATTCCCGTTGCCCGAGCGTTTTATCGGGCCACATTTCCTTACGGGTTTCTCCGAACTTGACGGCTGA
- a CDS encoding phosphoribosylanthranilate isomerase has product MSAVRSKICGITRIEDALAAVEAGADAIGFVFYAKSPRAVTVQQARAIIQALPPFVTTVGLFVNASRCELGEILDAVPLDLLQFHGDEAVEDCEGWHRPYIKALRVKAGDDIAAAVDAYPSASGVLLDTYVEGVPGGTGEAFDWSLIPQGLSKPLILAGGLTPENVADAVARVKPYAVDVSGGVEASKGIKDHAKIHAFIKAVRKAPY; this is encoded by the coding sequence ATGTCAGCCGTTCGCAGCAAGATCTGCGGGATTACCCGCATAGAAGATGCGCTGGCCGCCGTTGAGGCCGGGGCGGATGCGATCGGGTTCGTGTTCTACGCCAAGAGCCCGCGTGCTGTCACCGTGCAGCAGGCGCGGGCGATTATTCAGGCATTGCCGCCGTTCGTGACCACCGTGGGCCTGTTCGTCAACGCCAGTCGCTGCGAGTTGGGGGAAATCCTCGATGCCGTGCCGCTGGATCTGTTGCAGTTCCATGGCGATGAAGCCGTTGAAGATTGTGAAGGCTGGCATCGTCCGTATATCAAGGCGCTGCGGGTCAAGGCTGGCGACGATATTGCGGCAGCGGTTGATGCCTATCCAAGCGCCAGTGGCGTGCTGCTCGACACCTACGTCGAGGGCGTGCCCGGCGGAACCGGTGAGGCCTTCGACTGGTCATTGATTCCGCAGGGTTTGAGCAAGCCGTTGATTCTGGCTGGCGGCCTGACCCCTGAGAACGTCGCCGACGCCGTGGCTCGGGTAAAACCCTACGCGGTAGACGTCAGCGGTGGGGTAGAGGCGAGCAAGGGCATCAAGGATCACGCAAAGATTCACGCGTTCATCAAAGCGGTACGCAAAGCGCCATATTGA
- the accD gene encoding acetyl-CoA carboxylase, carboxyltransferase subunit beta codes for MSNWLVDKLIPSIMRSEVKKSSVPEGLWHKCPSCEAVLYRPELEKTLDVCPKCNHHMRIGARARIDIFLDAEGRNELGADLEPVDRLKFRDGKKYKDRLTAAQKQTGEKDALISVSGTLLGMPVVVSAFEFSFMGGSMGAIVGERFVRAANYALENRCPMICFAASGGARMQEALISLMQMAKTSAVLARLREEGIPFISVLTDPVYGGVSASLAMLGDVIVGEPKALIGFAGPRVIEQTVREKLPEGFQRSEFLLEHGAIDMIIHRQELRPRLGNLLAQMTGKPTPKFVAAPIEPIVVPPVPAGL; via the coding sequence ATGAGCAACTGGTTAGTAGACAAACTGATCCCTTCGATCATGCGTTCCGAGGTCAAGAAGAGCTCGGTGCCTGAAGGTCTGTGGCACAAATGCCCGTCTTGCGAGGCGGTGCTGTATCGTCCAGAGCTGGAAAAGACCCTGGACGTTTGCCCCAAGTGCAACCATCACATGCGCATCGGCGCACGTGCGCGCATCGACATCTTCCTCGATGCCGAAGGTCGCAACGAACTGGGCGCCGATCTGGAGCCGGTTGACCGTCTGAAATTCCGCGACGGCAAGAAATACAAGGATCGCCTGACCGCTGCCCAGAAGCAGACTGGCGAAAAAGACGCGCTGATCTCCGTCAGCGGCACTTTGCTGGGCATGCCGGTAGTGGTTTCGGCGTTCGAATTCAGCTTCATGGGCGGTTCGATGGGCGCCATCGTTGGTGAACGCTTCGTGCGCGCCGCCAACTATGCTCTGGAAAACCGCTGCCCGATGATCTGCTTCGCCGCCTCCGGTGGTGCGCGCATGCAGGAAGCGCTGATCTCGCTGATGCAGATGGCCAAGACCTCGGCTGTGCTGGCGCGTCTGCGTGAAGAGGGCATTCCATTCATCTCCGTACTGACCGACCCGGTCTACGGTGGTGTTTCCGCGAGTCTGGCGATGCTTGGCGACGTCATTGTCGGTGAGCCGAAAGCCCTGATCGGCTTCGCCGGTCCGCGCGTTATCGAGCAAACCGTGCGTGAAAAACTGCCGGAAGGTTTCCAGCGCAGCGAATTCCTGCTGGAGCACGGTGCGATCGACATGATCATCCACCGTCAGGAACTGCGCCCGCGTCTGGGTAACCTGCTGGCACAAATGACTGGCAAGCCGACGCCGAAATTCGTCGCCGCGCCAATCGAGCCGATCGTGGTTCCACCGGTTCCTGCTGGGCTATGA
- the folC gene encoding bifunctional tetrahydrofolate synthase/dihydrofolate synthase codes for MTERTLGEWLAYLEQLHPSAIDMGLERSQQVASRMGLGQPAPRVITVTGTNGKGSTCAFVASLLRAQGLSVGVYNSPHLLRYNERVQLNGVEATDAQLCEAFAAVEAGRGDTSLTYFEMGTLAAFWLFQQAGLDAVVLEVGLGGRLDTVNVVDADIALITSIGVDHADYLGDTRESVAFEKAGIFRQGKPALCGDLNPPQPLLDKARELACPFFLRGRDFDLGITDQHWQWRGTDAQGKVVELRDLPLLDLPMENAALALQAYLLVGLPWNAQQIVAALQATRVVGRLDRRSFEWNGKRLNLLLDVGHNPHAAEYLARRLASRPPVGKRLAVFGLLADKDLDGVISELNASVEHWAVAPLDSPRARPVAELNAALQNLGAAVTSYDSVAAALEGQCAVATSDDEILLFGSFYCVAEALEWLARRSTEEAANGFAG; via the coding sequence ATGACCGAGCGCACCCTTGGCGAATGGCTCGCCTACCTTGAGCAGTTGCATCCTTCGGCCATCGACATGGGTCTGGAGCGTTCGCAACAGGTAGCGTCCCGCATGGGGCTGGGCCAGCCGGCGCCTCGGGTGATCACGGTCACCGGCACCAACGGCAAGGGTTCGACCTGCGCTTTCGTGGCTTCGTTGCTGCGGGCGCAGGGTCTGAGCGTTGGTGTCTACAATTCTCCGCACCTGCTGCGTTACAACGAGCGGGTGCAGCTCAATGGCGTCGAAGCCACTGACGCGCAGCTTTGTGAAGCCTTCGCTGCGGTCGAGGCCGGGCGCGGCGACACTTCCCTGACCTATTTCGAAATGGGCACCCTCGCAGCGTTCTGGCTGTTTCAACAGGCCGGGCTCGATGCGGTGGTGCTGGAAGTCGGGCTGGGCGGGCGTCTGGACACGGTCAATGTGGTTGATGCCGATATCGCGCTGATCACCAGCATTGGCGTCGATCATGCCGATTATCTCGGTGATACCCGTGAATCCGTGGCTTTCGAGAAGGCCGGAATTTTCCGCCAGGGCAAGCCTGCCTTGTGCGGCGATCTGAATCCTCCGCAACCGCTGCTCGACAAGGCGCGTGAACTGGCCTGTCCGTTCTTCCTGCGTGGGCGTGACTTCGACCTCGGCATCACCGATCAGCACTGGCAATGGCGCGGCACCGATGCGCAAGGCAAGGTCGTCGAGTTGCGTGACTTGCCGTTGCTCGATCTGCCAATGGAAAACGCCGCGCTGGCGTTGCAGGCGTATCTGCTGGTCGGTTTGCCGTGGAATGCGCAGCAGATCGTCGCAGCGTTGCAGGCCACCCGCGTGGTCGGGCGGCTGGATCGCCGCTCGTTCGAGTGGAACGGCAAGCGTCTGAATCTGTTGCTGGATGTGGGTCACAACCCGCATGCCGCCGAGTATCTGGCCCGTCGTCTGGCGTCGCGGCCACCGGTCGGCAAGCGACTGGCGGTGTTTGGTCTGCTGGCGGACAAGGATCTGGATGGTGTTATCAGCGAATTGAATGCTAGTGTCGAGCATTGGGCCGTTGCGCCGCTGGATTCGCCGCGCGCACGTCCAGTGGCTGAATTAAACGCTGCATTGCAGAACCTTGGCGCTGCGGTCACGTCTTACGACAGTGTCGCCGCCGCTCTGGAAGGGCAGTGCGCAGTGGCTACAAGCGACGACGAGATTCTGTTGTTCGGATCATTTTATTGTGTCGCCGAGGCCCTTGAATGGCTGGCCCGGCGCTCCACGGAGGAAGCGGCAAATGGCTTTGCTGGATAA